Part of the Citrus sinensis cultivar Valencia sweet orange chromosome 2, DVS_A1.0, whole genome shotgun sequence genome, TAGATGACAACCAAAGCACTGTCTGTAATGAGAGGGTAGAATAGCATCACTCCAACAAAGTTCAaaaaagaggggaaaaaaaaagagtcaagGACACTCGCTCCATTAAGTAGAATATGGCAAGAATTTAGTCTCTGCACGTTTTTGGTGAAAATGAAATGTTGATTAGATAGCCAAAAATTTGACACAACGAATGAACGGAGTTCTATCAATCTATGCTTTCAAGATTCCTACCTCACGTGAAACTTTAGCATTTGATGCAATAATTCTTTTCCCCCCTGAGGATGTGTATAACTTGCTGATTTTGACTGAGGAgctttatcaaattctttagTAACTCAGAATGAGATACTTGGATGGTGGATTAATTAGACAATGAGTTGATGACCAATAATTGgccttttttttaacttgataTTTATCAGAAGATTCTTGTATAGGATCATATGATTAAATTGGTTGTAACCCTTCGTTCTCTCCGCTTTTTCTTCCTATAATCCTTCGCTTCTGGGTGTGCCGTTGTACACACATGCGTAAATGAATCTTTCCAAACTTcgtttttattgtttaattctCAATCTTTTGTGTTGGAAGTTGGATTATTTATAAACTAACACAAGGATTAAGACATTAAGACTTTACTTGGTCCTAATTAAATCAAACTGATGTCCAAAAACGTCGTTGTTGCTTTATCTCTTTAACATGGCTAGCTAGAAAGAAAGCTCAGTCTAGGCTAGGCTTGTCAAAAGCTTATTTGACCGGGCTTCTTTTCCACTTATAAGACAAACCAGTCAAAATCTTAAAACTACCTTTGAATAATTGGTTCAATTTTCTAATCATATAGGGGATATGCTCTCATCCACCTAGACagatttataaaacaaaaccGTTTTACAAGCCTCGATACCCtttggtttttatttataagtttatcACGACTCCGAATGGATGAATATGGAAATCTCCATATGTGCTTGATCTCAGTTACCTCCCCATGCAACTAATACGATGGGTATCCCGTTTAGGTTTAAGGTGTTTTTTTTGGATTCACAACTATAAGTCGAAGGTTCAGATTAGATTCATTAAATTTGGCCCAATTAAGACACAgagtaaaatataattagatttaGCCGCGAGGTAAAGGTGAACTAATTATATGGAGGTGGTAAAATGGATGGAGCATCTGGGCATCTACGAGGCTGCCAAACCaggataatttaattattcagcTCTAAAAATTCTCTGGCAGTTCTGTTGCTTAATTAGtctacttttttttgttctgATTCATTTAGCTCAAGCATGTACCATATTGTAAATGCAgatttcttttccaaatttagcTGTATCTTGTTATGTAGTCTATATATTCAATAAGTCAagatttgattcatttgaacGTTGAACGCAGTATCTTACCTAACGCAGAATTAAATCCCATCCACCTGCACTGTATTTGCGCAAGCATCTAATtctcagattttttttttttttatcaaataaattagtttttttgatttttttttacaaaacccATCATATGGACTTGGTGTTTGAGCGAATGTAATGTACCGTAGTAAAATTTTTCGttaatggagaaattttaAAGGCTTTTCCCAACATGAAAATGTGTCATTGTTAATAATGGGGTTTCATCACTTTTTAAGTATTTCAACTTGAGATAGAGCAAACTAAATGAATGATGTCGAATTCCACTCGTGTGTCTATCAACTTTGCACCATGATAAAACCAAGAAGTCACGAACTTCGATTTCGTTCATATACCAATGACATAAAGTGTATCTACACTTAAAGtttaggatttttttatttagcttTTGTGGTTCACAGTGCATGATTTGATATCCTCGGTGGCATTTCATAGGACCTATTACTCAAAAAGCTAGGCCTCTAGGGTCCAAAAAGTTTAACAAGACATTGGTCTCCTTTTAGACTTTCGAACTTCAATTTAGCTTATGACTTACACTCAAAAGTTTCTAATGGTTGTGGGTTCCCAAAATTCTTGACTCTTAAGACAGATGGAATGATTTGGGGcgttaaaaattgtattgaaTGAGGCTAGCAATATGCAAAATTCATCAGGCATTTACTTTGAAGGTGGTATATGGAACCCTGTATATCTTGGCATCACAGCATGTAATTCCCCCTTTTTTGTTCCTTTCCTTACTCCCAACTGCCCCAAAGAAGTGTCCCATAAATGTAATGGAAATTTTACCaaactaattattttcatcaatttattattaaaactagCTATGTAACATAATTAGGATCAAATTACCCTTAAAACAAACTAACTAAATCTATTTGATAAAACTCTACTCCATAAAATTTCCTCCAACAATTAAATGTAAACTCCACAAAACTCTTTCCATTTCACTTATCATCTCACATGCATCAAAAGACAATTATTACATAGCATTGAAGACAAAATcaatcaaccaaaaaaaaaaaaaaagggattaAGAAGGAATTAAgttagtatttttaaaatttagattgtAAGATTAAGTGAGTTTTATGTATGATTTTTTATAGAAACGAATGTCTTTGTTAATTTCTATTACAATGTGGGTAGACATTTATTTGTGTAAATCCATGACTTAGGTAAAATCTAAcgaatttttgtttcaaaatataatagagGAAACTTAGATTGCAGGTGATAGAAGCCATCGCCTAGAATGTGAAAAATCTCTCACGGGCAATGGTCTCCATTACTTGGGCGACAGCAGCCATTGCTCGCACTTCACACAGGCAATTGTCTCCATCAACTACAAGAGTTGGGCAAGAGTTGGATAAACTATGAAAAAACTCTGATTGGATAGTGAATGTTATTATATGTATGAACTCTGATTGGATAAACTATGAAAAAACTCTTGTATTGTAATTACATCACCTAAGGTTACAATCTAAGCCCCTTTGATGCCGTCTCTACAAGCTTAAGCTCCTTTGATatgacaaatattataataatatttaaacaaataaaaaaatatacatttgaGACATCAAGGCGATAGATTCTATTGTTCATGTCAAAGTAGGCAATGGAGCATTGGCAATAGTAGTCATCGCTCTCATTTCACCCAAAACCAGTGCTAagatgtgaaaaaaaaatgaaataagttTAAAATTCATCTTAGTAACTTTTTTGGTATTAAAGGGGCAATAATTAGGGAATAACTCTGCAAAATTATtgagataattaaaaaattcttagaCGCATTTTAACAAACACCTAATGTGTCATATTTTACAAgtattaatctttaaaaaaactttgaattgTTCGTGCCAATACATATCCTAGTGCTGCTATTCTATCAATAATAATCCATGAATCAATTAAGACTTGTGATAGTGTGAGAGAGCCATACCTTTGAGTTGAAGCTAATCTTTACAAGATTGTTATTGCAAGCTTTGTTGCTGACAATGAGGGTTGTGGTGGGCAATGCAGGAGATTTGGGCGATTCAAGTGATTTGGGCTATGGTCTTGGGCAATGCACTGTTTATTTGGATATGGTTACTGgttagtttattttaagataatttgaTTCAAATTGAGTGTACGTGGTTATTAtagtaagaaattttattatataaataatagtaCTGATTTAGTTCAAAATcctaaactttatttattaaagtttaGTAAAGTTATTAAACTATGTGATTTAATAACTTTCACAGTTATTACACTATTAAATCACATGTTTTAATAGTTTTCTTGGACTTTAATAAGTCCAGAAGCATGAATTGAACATTGTCATATAATTAGTTTTGataatgaatttatgaaaatggGTAAATAGgtaaattttccaaatataataTCTTAATAAGTTGTCAATACCCTCTCTCCATTTCATTTACGTGACTGCCCCCACTAGAACTCTTCTCGCTTTTAGTTAGTAATTGGAGGGTTCAAGAAGCAAATTATTCGATTTCCTTGTGAACACTTGCATCGATTACAACCAAATAAAATGATAGACAGTCTTCATCAATCCATGTACTACTTTCAATTCTACTAAATACACATctcttcaaaataataatcacgTAGGTTTCacaacaataaatcaaattcatatataGATGATTGGTTATACATATAACACAGCCTTAGCCGAAGCAAACccagaaatatatatttaaataagaaaagaaagaaagtctTTCAACTATAATGCTTGACTTATCGGATAACTATTGAAtaacaaatgataaatatgtGAGTGGGCCATCCTATTCTAACAATGCCACCCTATCTTTGTGCTCATCTCTGCTTATGCTTACTCCCTAAGCTGCCATATGTCATCCATGCTCCACAAAGCATCTGACATGTCATTGGACATCCAATCAGCTTCAGCCATCTGGCATTCGGACGAGGATATGTCATAAGAGCTCATTTCTGCTATTGGATCAGTTAGACTGTAACCTTCCATGTCAAAGCCACAACAGTCCACATAGTAACTGTCGTTTGGGACTATTTGGTTGCTGCAGACATTGTTGCCATACGCATGTGGACTTGTTGGCTGTTGAGTAATTCCAGGCTGCTGCAGCTgtgagatttttgaaaaatctcCAGGGAAAAAGTTAGGGCTAGTCTCTGAACTTGAGTTTTCATTAATGGTTTGATTTGAGTTGTAAAGTATTGTGCTTGGCAGAGGGGATAATGTTGATGACGAAACAGAAGGGATAATAGAAAAGTTGGATGATTGAGCACTAgaatttgtcaaaagagtATTAGGAGAAGCAGAATTCTGCTCCATCTTTTGCAGCAATCTTGGCATCCAATAACATCGAACAGCTTCGAAAAATGTCTCACTGTTAGACTCAATATTAAGCTGGCGAGCTTGTTTCTGCACCCTTGTTCTCCAATAATTCTTGATTTCATTGTCTGTTCTCCCAGGCAGACATTGTGCAATTTTTGACCACCTAAAGTTGCCAATTAACATCGCATAATTAAATTCGATTAGAACTTCAtcaacagaaaagaaaaaaaattccgaCTCTAGTGTTGTACTGTATAATAGGGATATTAATTTACCTGTTACCCCACTTAGAATGGAGTTCAAGAATCAAGAACTGCTCCTGTGGAGTTAGGTTCCCGCGTTTAATGTCGGGTTTCAAATAATTTAGCCATCTCAATCTGCAACTCTTTCCAGTTCTTTTGAGTCCTGAAATTATAAGTCAGGCCAATTAAGTAACTAACATATATAACAGACATCATGATGTACAAAACTTTTATGCATGTATTTAGTTACCTGCACATTTAGCTACCATATTCCAACGACCTTCGCCGTGTTGATGTATGTAATGAGTAAGAAGTGTGTCTTCTTCAAGAGTCCATGGCCCTCTTCTCAGCTCTTGTTGATCTTCTTCACTGGAATTGCACTCTCTCTTTGTACCAGCAGCCCTTGCTGCTCTCATTGTGTGCATTTTTGTGTCCTACGAGGTTTTTGTTGGTCAAGGCTAGAAGCAAGCGAGAGAGTAGAAACGGGCAAAATGAGAGCGAATGTGAAACCGGTAGCtagtaataataaacaatCATTTAGGATAGCTACCTAGTTCAAACAAACACTACAGAAAactggaaaaagaaaatacataaataaccCAAGTTGGCGTTTCTCCACAAACTCTTCCTGCctttatatacaaaataagaTGGAATTTTAACACATGCAGTTAGATAGTTTAGGTGGCAAAAGCTAAGCAGCAGTCACGTTATTAGGACCAATCTACAGTCATATAATGACATTATAATAGTAAAAGACATCAAATAGGAAACATTCAAAGTATTTCCTTtcatcattaataaaaaagaaggaaatttaTCCAAAGATAGTCGTATATCATTGgcataagttttttttttccaaaaagaGTGGGCCCTTTTCCTTTATATAAATCCCACCAACTGTACATACGATACCAATTCCAATATATTAAACTATACAAAGACAGTGAGTGTAGTATTCTTGGAAAATAATTCACCAAACAGACTCGTTCTTGTTTATTGAACTTAGCCCTTTTTACTTATGCGAATGATATACAATtgtcataaaaattttagtgaaaGGTTCTTTCCCTTTAATGTGAAATAACGGCTAAGTTCTGgtttgttgtaaatatctgaaTAGTTGgaaaaatttgaacaatttaaaattaaaaaaaaaactaaaatttgtaCCATTGGGTCCGTGGCCAAATAACAATAACTCATGCCTTTCAACATATTCAAGCTCCCATAAGAGTTTACtttctcaaaatttataatagaCATATTTCCTTACATATTTATGGGAGTAGAATTTTGAGCTAATGCTCAATAGACCTTTAGaatgtaatatatattacCAAGTGTACGTATCTAGATTCCcaataaattctaaattataaGGTGTAGGcatattgtaaaaattttaataaaaaacaaaataaaatgattcttGCTACTTTATCCTTtctaaattaacttttatttttctttcaagagAATCATAATCTATATTATTTAAGGGCGGCTTTCGTAAAAACAACTGCTAAACAGTGAATACTTCTAGATGCTTATTTAAGCTTGTGAAATGGAAACTACTGTGtgctataatataatattaattatcaaacagtacaaagtttgaaattttaagttCCCTTTAGATTTATGTGCAATCAACTCATCGTCAACACGTGTATAATGGATCTTGAGGTTGATgtttaaataatcaaatgatTTAAACTGTTTAAAGCCATaggaagaggaagaaagaTGCATACTTTGACgctgaaataataataatttaatgaattggCTTATGGGGGAATGATTCTTTCAAATTCCATTTCCTTGTTTTTCTAGATTCACTTTAAAGAAACGTGATTGACtgaacaaaatatattataagctAAACTGCACAACTAAACGTGGAATTATAGGGTTCACACAAAGTAGGGCGGCATTGAAACATGTTAGAAAATCTTGCAACAGTGAGGGCATACATTTTGCATATAATCAAGATCCAACAGTGTTATTTCCTATGTAgttctttatttcttcaaacTCATGAAAGTATATAAAAGCTTTTAGCCAAAATTGGGAGGATTAGAAGATCACAACATCTATTAAAATGTTGATTGCACAATCATAATTCAATGTTTATGTTAATAGTGCAGCAAAGTTTGACTGTCTAGTGTCTACATTGATTGTTTTCTTCATATTCAGACTAATCGTTTATTGAAGGCATGATTTAGACTAACTAAAGATAGGGCTAGCTAACCAAAATTTTATGTGGTCTTTAGAGGAGCTATCAGATCATCATAATGTTGTGTTTAGGAGCAGGACCAGAACATGAAATCACGAGGGGCCAAAAGTAATATAGCTAAACTTTTGGAGTCAAAGTGCAAACATGCATATTGTTTGAggaaaaatttacaatttctaAAGTAGTAGGGTCAATTGTAAATAtccttcctttcttttttttgcgTTGAGTTGAGTTGTGCTGTGTGGGGGGGGGCCTGGGGGCCGGATTGTAATGGATGCAGAGGAGATATAAGAACTGTAGTCATTACCATAGCTTCATCCCTGATTTTGttcatgattttttctttattttttcagacCACTTTAATAGATGTTTTTGTATACAAtcatataacaaataattaacgTAGATTGAGTTGTTCTGATGTAGTCAATAAATGGGAAGATCAATTCATGTTTATGTTCAAGCTAATTTAATTCAGTTTACACCTTTATTCTAATGTTAGTTATAGTTAAAACACAAGAGTTGATATAAAAagtcgatttttttttttatttgaattatacaGAACAAAAGATAGAAATCCTTGCTTTAGATGAAGTTTCCAATTAGCAAACGAATTTAACCAATTATGTTATAACTTACTTTATggagaaagataaaataaatatgcatgGAAACTGCAAGTATAAGGAAAGTTTGGGGGGGGGTTGTTAATCGGAGGCTTAAAAGGCGACGATaagatgaaaaaggtgaaAGTATAAGCATCAATTGTTGAAGGGACTTGTTTAAAGAGAGTTCACGCGCAAAGGATAAGAAATTTCCATATTAAGTATGAAATGGCTTTGTAAGTGGTTGAGATGCCTTTGTCACTTGACCATTTTTAGATGTAAATGCCAAGAACTCCTCATGTGGTGGCTCTTGGTACATGTTCAACCTGCATTTGTGCTCACTTATTGTTCGCACGATGAAGTGGTTGAAATTAAGGCAATTACATTTAAAGTGTTATCCTAAATGCAAGAAGCCTGTTGACAAATTTGATCTGAAGGGAGAAGGCTATTTCCCTATCTATGATCAAACTTATCCCCCATTATCTCACTGGCCGATCTTGACCCCTATTATTTTGAGATCATATTTAGTATTGAGAATTTGACtcgattttctttttaagataaaattaagtttaaaagGGTGGAAATGATTATTTCGTTCTTGATAgttatttcttcaattttgatatatatttGAGCATctataaataacattatattataacaCAAAAAGTTATAAGATTCATACAATATGTAATatagaatgaaaattttgcataataaaaaaaaaataaagagtagGATTATTTGCACTCTAAAATTTACTATAAacactcaaattttaatacatattttattataaagataTCCTTCATGTAATTTACTAATaagaacaattaaatttaagtataaaatgttattaatctTCACACCATTTAACACACTCATCCAATCAAATTATCCTATCAAAAACCCTAATACTGTCCTcaactttaaatttaattcatcattgaattaaaaaaaatgaaattacttGAGATTTAACAAATACTCAACCTGCCATCTAgaagaattgaaaaagaaaattgtgtATGCCAAAATTGCAGTTCCCtcccaaaaacaaaagaaaatgcagtaaaaagaaatgtagatactaatatataaattcGGCTCCAGTTAAGATAGCTCTAAAATGGTATCTCTGATACAGATTTCTCTTTTGAAAGGGAGAttaattcatgtttattgAAAGAAGTAATATCTTATTAAAAGAAAGGGTTGAACGTCTTcttataaataatacaatCAAAGATTGACATTCTCTTCTTTTCATTATTCTCTTCATGTATCTTtacaattcaaaaaatattcaatctGGGAGAGGGTTGTTTGCATGAttgtacaaaaaaataaagataatgaaTTAGATTCTCTGAGGACTACTTTGGTATTTGAAAGAGTGTGTggactaaaatttaatttttaaaatttattgaatgagtgtgtaaaataaaagagcaTATTCAAAGTATATTTTTAGAGTGTAATTAACAAACCCCACCCAAATATAACAAATCCTAAATCTAAGCAGATGTTTgcatattaattgtaaaatacgCATATTCGCACTggaaaatttctaattttgtacaacataaaattataatatcttATAAGTTAAATTATAAGTCATGTGTATGTCGTCCCTACAAGTGAATAATACATCACTAAAGCTGCAGTGAGCGTGCATGGTTTAATTGGTTTGCATATTTGGCAAGTTCATTTCAATTCTGTCAATTCATTTTGGTATTGACATCAGTGGTGTGAAATCTTGGTCAAAAATCTTTGTAGCTGTGAAGCACTCACCATCATTGCTGCTGTTTTGATCTCAACttaaaaacattaaacaaTCATTTAATAGGTGAAATCTGAGTAGTATTTTTCATCACACTTGCTTGTCCACGATGAACACCGATAAGAGTCAATGAAACAAGCTCTTTTTTTCATAGAATTACTGTGGCATGTCTTCGTCGCTCCGTGGCAATAATGATGTTAAGGCATTGGGACAATTTTCTTGGTGAattattaaatctaatttgaaAGTCGCAAGTGAGCATAAAGACTTAGTTCCAGCAAATTAAGGAGCTACACATATTTCGGTGTGTTTTCATAGACTTTTGGGCAAAGTTTGGTAACTATAGAAAGACCAGAGAAGAAATTTAGAATGTGATGGGCTGGCATTCACACTCCTCAAGTCAAGATTGAGAGTCCAAAGCAGCGTTTCAGCCCAAAGTATATATAGCCAGACTGCTGCTGTAAGACCAAGAGA contains:
- the LOC102622211 gene encoding transcription factor MYB62, coding for MHTMRAARAAGTKRECNSSEEDQQELRRGPWTLEEDTLLTHYIHQHGEGRWNMVAKCAGLKRTGKSCRLRWLNYLKPDIKRGNLTPQEQFLILELHSKWGNRWSKIAQCLPGRTDNEIKNYWRTRVQKQARQLNIESNSETFFEAVRCYWMPRLLQKMEQNSASPNTLLTNSSAQSSNFSIIPSVSSSTLSPLPSTILYNSNQTINENSSSETSPNFFPGDFSKISQLQQPGITQQPTSPHAYGNNVCSNQIVPNDSYYVDCCGFDMEGYSLTDPIAEMSSYDISSSECQMAEADWMSNDMSDALWSMDDIWQLRE